In Streptomyces sp. NBC_00704, a genomic segment contains:
- the aceB gene encoding malate synthase A, whose product MSAPAPSPLAIVDAEPLPRQEEVLTEAALAFVAEVHRRFTPRRDQLLARRAQRRAEIARTCSLDFLPETAAIRADDSWRVAPAPAALNDRRVEITGPTDRKMTINALNSGARVWLADFEDASAPTWENVVTGQLNLSDAYTRTIDFTDPASGKSYALKDEGELATVVVRPRGWHLNERHLVDADGVQVPGALVDFGLYFFHNARRLIDLGKGPYFYLPKTESHLEARLWNDVFVFAQDHLGIPQGTVRATVLIETITAAYEMEEILYELRDHASGLNAGRWDYLFSIVKNFRDGGPKFVLPDRNAVTMTAPFMRAYTELLVRTCHKRGAHAIGGMAAFIPSRRDAEVNKVAFEKVRADKDREAADGFDGSWVAHPDLVPIAMESFDKVLGDRPHQKDRLREDVHVEAADLIAVDSLDARPTYAGLVNAVQVGIRYIEAWLRGLGAVAIFNLMEDAATAEISRSQIWQWINAGVEFTHEGETVRATPELAREVAARELAAIREETGEEAFAAGNWQQAHDLLLTVALDEDYADFLTLPAYERLKG is encoded by the coding sequence ATGTCCGCACCAGCGCCGTCCCCGCTGGCCATCGTCGACGCCGAGCCCCTGCCGCGGCAGGAGGAGGTCCTCACCGAGGCGGCGCTCGCCTTCGTGGCCGAGGTGCACCGGCGGTTCACACCACGCCGTGACCAGCTCCTCGCCCGGCGTGCACAGCGGCGTGCCGAGATCGCCCGCACCTGCTCGCTCGACTTCCTCCCGGAGACGGCCGCGATCCGCGCGGACGACTCCTGGCGGGTCGCCCCGGCCCCCGCGGCCCTGAACGACCGGCGGGTCGAGATCACCGGCCCGACCGACCGCAAGATGACGATCAACGCCCTCAACTCCGGGGCCAGGGTCTGGCTCGCCGACTTCGAGGACGCCTCGGCGCCGACCTGGGAGAACGTCGTCACCGGTCAGCTCAACCTGTCCGACGCCTACACCCGGACCATCGACTTCACCGACCCGGCGTCCGGCAAGTCGTACGCCCTGAAGGACGAGGGCGAGCTCGCCACGGTGGTCGTGCGGCCGCGCGGCTGGCACCTGAACGAACGGCACCTCGTCGACGCGGACGGAGTCCAGGTCCCCGGCGCCCTCGTCGACTTCGGCCTGTACTTCTTCCACAACGCGCGGCGGCTGATCGACCTCGGCAAGGGTCCCTACTTCTACCTCCCGAAGACCGAGTCGCACCTGGAGGCCCGCCTCTGGAACGACGTGTTCGTCTTCGCGCAGGACCACCTCGGCATCCCGCAGGGCACCGTCCGCGCCACCGTCCTCATCGAGACGATCACGGCCGCGTACGAGATGGAGGAGATCCTCTACGAACTCCGCGACCACGCCTCGGGGTTGAACGCAGGCCGCTGGGACTACCTGTTCTCCATCGTGAAGAACTTCCGCGACGGCGGCCCGAAGTTCGTCCTCCCGGACCGCAACGCGGTCACCATGACCGCGCCGTTCATGCGCGCGTACACCGAACTCCTGGTGCGCACCTGCCACAAGCGCGGCGCGCACGCGATCGGCGGCATGGCGGCCTTCATCCCGTCCCGCCGGGACGCCGAGGTCAACAAGGTCGCCTTCGAGAAGGTCCGCGCCGACAAGGACCGCGAGGCGGCCGACGGGTTCGACGGCTCGTGGGTGGCCCACCCCGACCTGGTGCCGATCGCCATGGAGTCCTTCGACAAGGTCCTCGGCGACCGGCCGCACCAGAAGGACCGGCTGCGCGAGGACGTGCACGTCGAGGCGGCCGACCTGATCGCCGTCGACTCCCTGGACGCCAGGCCTACCTATGCCGGGCTGGTCAACGCCGTGCAGGTGGGCATCCGTTACATCGAGGCCTGGCTGCGCGGCCTGGGCGCGGTCGCCATCTTCAACCTCATGGAGGACGCGGCCACCGCCGAGATCTCCCGCTCGCAGATCTGGCAGTGGATCAACGCGGGCGTCGAGTTCACGCACGAGGGGGAGACGGTCAGGGCCACTCCGGAGCTGGCCCGTGAGGTCGCCGCCCGGGAGCTGGCCGCGATCCGCGAGGAGACCGGCGAGGAGGCCTTCGCGGCCGGCAACTGGCAGCAGGCCCACGACCTGCTGCTGACGGTCGCCCTCGACGAGGACTACGCGGACTTCCTCACCCTGCCGGCCTACGAGCGGCTCAAGGGCTGA
- a CDS encoding AIM24 family protein, giving the protein MSLQQEIVGNAMQMAVVSLQPGQTVYCEAGKFLFKTVNVTMETRLGGPSGGGGPQPQSGAGSGGMGGMLRQAMGTAMQVGQRALAGESLAFQYFTAQGGEGTVGFAGVLPGEMRALELDGTRAWFAEKDAFVAAESTVDFGIAFQGGRTGRKGGEGFVLEKFTGRGTVIIAGAGNFIDLDPSDFGGRIEVDTGCVVAFEEGIRYGVQRVGGLDRQGIMNAVFGGEGLSLATLEGSGRVILQSLTIESLANALKKAQGGDKQGPTGGLFSTDAG; this is encoded by the coding sequence GTGAGCCTTCAGCAAGAGATCGTCGGCAACGCCATGCAGATGGCGGTCGTCAGCCTCCAGCCGGGACAGACCGTGTACTGCGAGGCCGGAAAGTTCCTGTTCAAGACGGTCAACGTGACCATGGAGACCCGACTGGGCGGCCCGTCCGGCGGCGGCGGCCCGCAACCGCAGAGCGGGGCCGGGAGCGGCGGCATGGGCGGCATGCTGCGTCAGGCGATGGGCACCGCCATGCAGGTCGGTCAGCGCGCTCTGGCCGGCGAGTCGCTGGCCTTCCAGTACTTCACCGCCCAGGGCGGCGAGGGCACGGTCGGCTTCGCGGGCGTGCTGCCCGGCGAGATGCGCGCACTGGAGCTGGACGGCACGCGCGCGTGGTTCGCCGAGAAGGACGCCTTCGTGGCCGCCGAGTCCACCGTCGACTTCGGCATCGCCTTCCAGGGCGGCCGCACCGGCAGGAAGGGCGGCGAGGGCTTCGTCCTGGAGAAGTTCACCGGCCGCGGCACGGTGATCATCGCCGGCGCCGGGAACTTCATCGACCTGGACCCGTCCGACTTCGGCGGCCGCATCGAGGTCGACACCGGCTGCGTGGTCGCCTTCGAGGAGGGCATCCGGTACGGCGTCCAGCGGGTCGGCGGTCTCGACCGGCAGGGGATCATGAACGCGGTGTTCGGCGGGGAGGGCCTGTCGCTGGCCACCCTGGAGGGCAGCGGCCGCGTCATCCTGCAGTCCCTCACCATCGAGAGCCTCGCCAACGCGCTGAAAAAGGCCCAGGGCGGCGACAAACAGGGCCCGACGGGCGGCCTGTTCTCCACCGACGCGGGCTGA
- a CDS encoding DUF5955 family protein, translating to MLRISGQRAVTGGDEDQRVAGLRTAVSRLRRELAAYRAEFPDRVIAEDELAALAAMAVHGVPEITRLRRSLLLIAGSIGSVSALAGSLSDVRAAVDRFGEPPRR from the coding sequence GTGTTGCGGATCTCGGGGCAGAGGGCAGTGACCGGCGGCGACGAGGATCAGAGGGTGGCGGGACTGCGGACCGCGGTGTCCCGGCTGCGGCGTGAACTCGCCGCGTACCGGGCCGAGTTCCCCGACCGGGTCATCGCCGAGGACGAACTCGCCGCACTCGCCGCGATGGCGGTCCACGGCGTCCCGGAGATCACCCGCTTACGGCGCTCCCTGCTGCTGATCGCGGGCTCCATCGGCTCGGTGAGCGCGCTGGCCGGGAGCCTGTCGGACGTGCGCGCCGCCGTGGACCGGTTCGGGGAACCGCCCCGGCGCTGA
- a CDS encoding nucleotidyltransferase family protein: MTDREARGGDEVVGLLLAAGGGRRLGGRPKALLAYRGRPLVEHAVEVLRAAGCARVHVVLGAAADAVRERARLAGCVVVTNPEWEAGMGTSLRAGLGSLAGTGARAALVCLVDQPGIGPEAVARVLAAGGDPSALVSAAYDGVRGHPVLLGADHWAGVAAAATGDRGARAYLKEHAEAITLVECGDVARPFDIDTPGDLVHLE; this comes from the coding sequence ATGACGGACAGGGAAGCGCGGGGCGGGGACGAGGTCGTCGGGCTGCTGCTCGCCGCGGGCGGCGGGCGGCGTCTCGGCGGGCGGCCGAAGGCGCTGCTCGCATATCGCGGGCGGCCGCTGGTGGAGCACGCGGTGGAGGTGCTGCGCGCGGCGGGTTGTGCCCGCGTGCACGTGGTGCTGGGCGCGGCCGCCGACGCCGTGCGGGAGCGGGCGCGGCTCGCCGGGTGCGTGGTCGTGACGAACCCGGAGTGGGAGGCGGGCATGGGCACGTCGCTGCGGGCCGGGCTCGGCTCGCTCGCCGGGACGGGGGCGCGGGCCGCGCTGGTCTGTCTCGTCGACCAGCCGGGCATCGGGCCGGAGGCGGTGGCGCGGGTGCTCGCCGCCGGAGGGGACCCGTCGGCGCTGGTCTCGGCGGCGTACGACGGCGTGCGCGGCCATCCGGTCCTGCTCGGGGCCGACCACTGGGCGGGCGTGGCGGCGGCCGCGACCGGCGACCGCGGGGCCCGCGCCTATCTGAAGGAGCACGCGGAGGCGATCACGCTCGTCGAGTGCGGGGACGTGGCCCGGCCGTTCGACATCGACACGCCCGGCGATCTCGTGCACCTCGAGTGA
- a CDS encoding IucA/IucC family protein produces the protein MDRVDLIPPPAVAAPPAVAAPPAGAVPPAGAAPHAADVAERADALAAAPLLNCLLREVAEPLPSPAPDDGRFRYRLPGGALLRVRGRRRPAEPELYEAGSWRRLGHAELVELVATTLHRHTGAANPALPAEMTDSRDAVAALLTARAQAGPPDGGYLRSEQSLLTGHPHHPAPKARGGGPVARWLPYAPEAHARFPLVLLGLREDAVVEEGDVSALDALGTAPRGYRLLPAHPWQLGLAGPRLGPAFADGRLVRLGTTGFDVWPTAAVRTVYAPERDLCLKFSLDVRITNDVRRLWRHDLLRLRRTDAAAARAFASGGGPAVWLSDRGYRTAAFAFEELAVLVRDGFDGRVAPGATPLLAAGLVEGFDGSPLDAVPDPAAWWEAYLRTVVPPALAAFADHGVVLEAHLQNTLVAVDADGMPVQALFRDAEGVKLLPDVTRAAGWERLVYCLVVNHLWEVAEALAERSPGFDPWPAARRELARHDLPEVAGLLASPTLPGKTNLLLRWTGADGADARYLPLPSPLAPS, from the coding sequence GTGGATCGCGTGGACCTCATCCCCCCGCCCGCCGTGGCCGCACCCCCCGCCGTGGCCGCACCCCCCGCCGGGGCCGTGCCGCCCGCGGGGGCCGCGCCGCACGCCGCGGACGTCGCCGAGCGCGCCGACGCGCTCGCGGCCGCGCCGCTGCTCAACTGCCTGCTGCGGGAAGTCGCCGAACCTCTGCCGTCCCCGGCCCCGGACGACGGCCGGTTCCGGTACCGGCTGCCGGGCGGCGCCCTGCTGCGGGTCCGCGGCCGGCGCCGGCCCGCCGAGCCCGAGCTGTACGAGGCCGGCTCCTGGCGCCGCCTCGGCCACGCCGAGCTGGTCGAACTGGTCGCCACGACGCTGCACCGGCACACCGGAGCGGCCAACCCCGCACTGCCCGCGGAGATGACCGACAGCCGGGACGCGGTCGCCGCCCTGCTCACCGCTCGTGCGCAGGCCGGTCCGCCGGACGGCGGCTACCTGCGCTCCGAGCAGTCGCTCCTCACCGGCCATCCCCACCACCCCGCGCCCAAGGCGCGCGGCGGCGGACCGGTCGCGCGCTGGCTGCCCTACGCGCCCGAGGCGCACGCCCGGTTCCCGCTCGTCCTGCTGGGGCTGCGCGAGGACGCGGTCGTCGAGGAGGGGGACGTCTCGGCGCTGGACGCCCTCGGCACGGCACCGCGCGGCTACCGGCTGCTGCCCGCCCATCCCTGGCAGCTCGGCCTGGCCGGACCGCGGCTCGGGCCGGCCTTCGCGGACGGCCGCCTGGTGCGGCTGGGCACGACCGGCTTCGACGTCTGGCCGACGGCCGCCGTGCGCACCGTGTACGCGCCCGAGCGGGACCTGTGCCTGAAGTTCAGCCTGGACGTGCGGATCACCAACGACGTCCGCCGGCTGTGGCGCCACGACCTGCTGCGGCTGCGCCGCACCGACGCGGCCGCGGCCCGCGCCTTCGCGTCGGGGGGCGGCCCCGCGGTCTGGCTGAGCGACCGCGGCTACCGCACCGCGGCCTTCGCCTTCGAGGAACTGGCCGTGCTGGTCCGCGACGGCTTCGACGGCCGTGTGGCGCCCGGCGCGACCCCACTGCTCGCGGCGGGTCTCGTGGAGGGCTTCGACGGCTCTCCGCTGGACGCCGTGCCGGACCCGGCCGCCTGGTGGGAGGCGTATCTGCGGACGGTCGTGCCGCCCGCCCTGGCGGCCTTCGCCGACCACGGCGTCGTCCTGGAGGCGCATCTGCAGAACACGCTGGTCGCGGTGGACGCGGACGGCATGCCCGTGCAGGCGCTGTTCCGGGACGCCGAGGGCGTCAAACTGCTCCCCGACGTCACGCGGGCGGCGGGCTGGGAGCGGCTGGTGTACTGCCTGGTCGTGAACCATCTGTGGGAGGTCGCCGAGGCCCTGGCCGAGCGGAGCCCCGGCTTCGACCCGTGGCCCGCGGCGCGCCGGGAACTGGCCCGCCACGACCTCCCCGAGGTCGCGGGACTGCTGGCCTCGCCCACCCTGCCCGGCAAGACCAACCTGCTGCTGCGGTGGACGGGCGCGGACGGCGCCGACGCCCGCTACCTGCCGCTGCCCAGCCCGCTCGCCCCGTCCTGA
- a CDS encoding L,D-transpeptidase, producing MTLRERHTRLTATAGVLGGVLAVTALAGTGAAVAAGGGSGNHPASYARTAAPADPQGAEETKAAKDPKDSQKASDARIRITPGDGVHGVPTDAPVAVAVSHGKLTKVTMTAVATGTEIAGSVSADGASWKPDGPLARATRYQIAAEADDAEGRSATGYATLTTVSPANDFIGHVSPMDGSTVGVAMPVRVDFAGAVQDKAGVRSEIQVVSSSGQRVVGHWLNDHRLDFRPEHYWQAGSTVTVTLTRQGVSRTVTFTVGRSQISTVDAKSKRMTVVRDGRTIRTVPISSGSREHPTYNGRMVISEKFRQTHMNGASVGLTEKNGKPSYDIKAVPHAMRLTDSGTFIHGNYWGGDAVFGKVNTSHGCVGLKDVRGGDDARQPAAWFFDHSMAGDVVIVKNSTDKSPLAADNGLSDWNMPWSEWIADSPAA from the coding sequence ATGACGCTGCGTGAACGACACACCCGGCTGACGGCTACGGCGGGCGTACTCGGCGGCGTACTCGCGGTCACGGCCCTGGCTGGCACGGGTGCCGCCGTCGCCGCCGGAGGCGGTTCCGGGAACCACCCGGCGTCGTACGCGCGGACGGCGGCTCCGGCGGACCCCCAGGGCGCCGAGGAGACGAAGGCCGCCAAGGACCCGAAGGACTCGCAGAAGGCCTCCGACGCCCGGATACGGATCACCCCCGGCGACGGCGTGCACGGCGTGCCGACCGACGCACCGGTCGCGGTCGCCGTCAGCCACGGCAAGCTCACCAAGGTGACCATGACCGCCGTCGCGACCGGCACCGAGATCGCGGGCTCCGTGTCCGCGGACGGCGCGTCCTGGAAGCCCGACGGTCCCCTGGCCCGCGCCACCAGGTACCAGATCGCCGCCGAGGCCGACGACGCCGAGGGCCGTTCCGCCACCGGCTACGCCACGCTGACCACGGTCTCCCCGGCCAACGACTTCATCGGCCACGTCTCCCCCATGGACGGCTCGACCGTCGGCGTGGCCATGCCGGTGCGGGTCGACTTCGCCGGGGCGGTCCAGGACAAGGCCGGCGTGCGGTCGGAGATCCAGGTCGTCTCCAGCAGCGGTCAGCGGGTCGTCGGCCACTGGCTGAACGACCACCGCCTGGACTTCCGCCCCGAGCACTACTGGCAGGCCGGCTCCACCGTCACCGTCACGCTCACCCGCCAGGGAGTGAGCAGGACCGTCACGTTCACGGTGGGACGCAGCCAGATCAGCACCGTCGACGCGAAGTCGAAGCGGATGACCGTCGTCCGCGACGGCAGGACGATCCGTACCGTCCCGATCTCGTCCGGCAGCCGCGAGCACCCGACCTACAACGGCCGGATGGTGATCTCCGAGAAGTTCCGGCAGACCCACATGAACGGCGCGAGCGTCGGCCTGACGGAGAAGAACGGCAAGCCCTCGTACGACATCAAGGCCGTACCGCACGCCATGCGGCTGACCGACTCGGGCACGTTCATCCACGGCAACTACTGGGGAGGCGACGCGGTCTTCGGCAAGGTCAACACCAGCCACGGCTGCGTCGGCCTGAAGGACGTCCGGGGCGGCGACGACGCACGGCAGCCCGCCGCCTGGTTCTTCGACCACTCGATGGCCGGCGACGTCGTGATCGTCAAGAACTCCACGGACAAGAGCCCGCTGGCCGCGGACAACGGCCTCAGCGACTGGAACATGCCGTGGAGCGAGTGGATCGCGGACAGCCCCGCCGCCTGA
- a CDS encoding IclR family transcriptional regulator, translated as MPTSSASTTDSAKSAGGGVQSLERAFDLLERMADAGGEVGLSELSASSGLPLPTIHRLMRTLVACGYVRQQANRRYALGPRLIRLGESASRLLGTWARPYLARLVEETGETANMALLDGDEIVYVAQVPSKHSMRMFTEVGRRVLPHSTGVGKALLAGLPDHEVRALLARTGMPAATEKTITTPDGFLAALADVRRAGYAVDDNEQEIGVRCLAVSVPDSPTAAAVSISGPAGRVTESVTERIVPVLQQVAVELSQALASQGSGTPNP; from the coding sequence GTGCCGACGTCCAGCGCCAGCACCACCGACTCCGCCAAGTCCGCAGGCGGAGGGGTCCAGTCCCTCGAGCGCGCCTTCGATCTGCTGGAGCGGATGGCGGACGCGGGCGGCGAGGTCGGCCTGAGCGAGCTGTCCGCGAGCAGCGGGCTCCCGCTGCCCACCATCCACCGCCTGATGCGCACCCTGGTGGCCTGCGGTTACGTCCGCCAGCAGGCCAACCGGCGCTACGCCCTGGGCCCCCGGCTGATCCGGCTCGGCGAGTCCGCCTCCCGGCTGCTGGGCACCTGGGCCCGCCCCTATCTGGCGCGCCTGGTCGAGGAGACCGGCGAGACGGCGAACATGGCGCTGCTCGACGGCGACGAGATCGTGTACGTGGCGCAGGTGCCGTCCAAGCACTCGATGCGGATGTTCACCGAGGTCGGCCGGCGCGTCCTGCCGCACTCCACCGGCGTGGGCAAGGCCCTCCTCGCGGGCCTCCCGGACCACGAGGTGCGCGCGCTGCTCGCCCGCACCGGCATGCCCGCCGCGACGGAGAAGACCATCACCACCCCCGACGGCTTCCTCGCCGCCCTCGCGGACGTACGGCGGGCCGGGTACGCGGTGGACGACAACGAGCAGGAGATCGGCGTCCGCTGCCTGGCGGTGTCGGTGCCCGACTCCCCCACCGCGGCGGCCGTGTCCATCTCGGGACCGGCGGGCCGCGTCACGGAGTCGGTCACGGAGCGGATCGTGCCGGTGCTTCAGCAGGTGGCGGTGGAACTGTCCCAGGCCCTGGCCAGCCAGGGGTCGGGGACCCCGAACCCGTAG
- a CDS encoding HipA family kinase, translated as MMRTVTATRYVEPLRSGGSVPAVVEADDLGTYVVKFTGSAQGRKALVAEVIVGELARALGLRFPELVFVRFDPAIADDEPHQEVRDLHGASAGRNLGMDFLPGAKDFTPEVAGVFPVDPLEAGRIVWLDALTVNVDRTVHSSNLMVWPTSGTATPRLWLIDHGAALVFHHRWDTTAPAKSYDFRHHALGSYGPDVRAADAELAGRVTRELLREITAAVPDDWLAGEEGFAGPDDVRRAYADYLHARVRASAAWLPTDFPTRDELAAEEAVRAARTRRERPDWLKRVPDLHGKPAAEQDWSVHLG; from the coding sequence ATGATGAGGACGGTCACCGCAACCCGCTACGTCGAGCCCCTGCGCTCGGGCGGCTCCGTGCCCGCGGTCGTCGAGGCCGACGACCTCGGCACCTACGTCGTGAAGTTCACCGGCTCCGCGCAGGGCCGCAAGGCGCTGGTCGCCGAGGTGATCGTCGGCGAGCTGGCCCGCGCCCTCGGTCTCAGGTTCCCCGAGCTGGTGTTCGTGCGCTTCGACCCCGCCATCGCCGACGACGAGCCCCATCAGGAGGTCCGCGACCTGCACGGCGCGAGCGCCGGCCGCAACCTCGGCATGGACTTCCTGCCGGGTGCTAAGGACTTCACGCCGGAGGTCGCCGGGGTGTTCCCGGTGGATCCGCTGGAGGCCGGGCGGATCGTGTGGCTCGACGCCCTCACGGTGAACGTGGACCGCACGGTCCACAGCTCGAACCTGATGGTCTGGCCCACCTCCGGCACGGCGACCCCGCGTCTGTGGCTGATCGACCACGGCGCGGCCCTCGTCTTCCACCACCGCTGGGACACGACCGCGCCCGCGAAGTCCTACGACTTCCGGCACCACGCCCTCGGCTCGTACGGGCCCGACGTGCGGGCCGCCGACGCGGAGCTGGCCGGCCGGGTCACCCGCGAGCTCCTGCGGGAGATCACGGCCGCCGTCCCGGACGACTGGCTGGCGGGCGAGGAAGGCTTCGCGGGCCCGGACGACGTCCGCCGGGCGTACGCGGATTACCTCCACGCGCGTGTGCGGGCCTCGGCGGCGTGGCTGCCCACCGACTTCCCCACCCGCGACGAACTGGCCGCGGAGGAGGCCGTGCGCGCGGCGAGGACGCGGCGGGAGCGGCCGGACTGGCTCAAGCGGGTCCCCGACCTGCACGGCAAGCCGGCCGCGGAACAGGACTGGTCGGTGCATCTGGGATGA
- the alc gene encoding allantoicase produces the protein MTAIQSFTGDANPYGGGDPYADYRTADLPFTRHTDLADRRLGAAVVAANDEFFAQRENLLLPGPAEFDPEHFGHKGKIMDGWETRRRRGADAEHPWPAPDDHDWALVRLGAPGVIRGIVVDTAHFRGNYPQAVSIEGARLPGSPSPQDLLGDDVKWTTLVPRTPVGGHAANGFPVTVEQCFTHLRINQHPDGGIARLRVHGEIVPDPAWLAVLGTFDVVALENGGRAEDASNLFYSPASNTVQPGRSHKMDDGWETRRRRDQGNDWIRYRLTARASIRAIEIDTAYLKGNSAGWASVSVRDGEDGEWTPVLPRTRLQPDTNHRFVLPAPAVGTHARLDIYPDGGISRLRLFGSLTEAGTAALTARHQELSG, from the coding sequence GTGACGGCGATACAGAGCTTCACCGGCGACGCGAACCCCTACGGCGGCGGCGACCCGTACGCGGACTACCGCACCGCCGACCTCCCCTTCACGCGCCACACCGACCTCGCCGACCGGCGGCTCGGCGCCGCGGTCGTCGCCGCCAACGACGAGTTCTTCGCCCAGCGGGAGAACCTGCTGCTGCCCGGCCCCGCCGAGTTCGACCCGGAGCACTTCGGGCACAAGGGCAAGATCATGGACGGCTGGGAGACCCGCCGCAGGCGGGGCGCCGACGCCGAGCACCCGTGGCCCGCCCCCGACGACCACGACTGGGCGCTCGTCCGGCTCGGCGCGCCCGGGGTGATCCGGGGCATCGTCGTCGACACGGCCCACTTCCGCGGGAACTACCCGCAGGCGGTGTCGATCGAGGGCGCCCGGCTGCCCGGCTCGCCGTCCCCGCAGGACCTCCTCGGCGACGACGTGAAGTGGACGACGCTCGTCCCGCGCACACCCGTCGGCGGTCACGCGGCCAACGGGTTCCCGGTGACGGTGGAGCAGTGCTTCACGCACCTGCGCATCAACCAGCACCCCGACGGCGGCATCGCCCGGCTGCGGGTGCACGGCGAGATCGTCCCCGACCCCGCGTGGCTCGCCGTCCTCGGCACGTTCGACGTCGTCGCCCTGGAGAACGGGGGCCGCGCGGAGGACGCGTCGAACCTCTTCTACTCCCCGGCCTCGAACACCGTCCAGCCCGGCCGCTCCCACAAGATGGACGACGGCTGGGAGACCCGCCGCCGCCGCGACCAGGGCAACGACTGGATCCGCTACCGCCTGACGGCCCGGGCGAGCATCCGCGCGATCGAGATCGACACGGCGTACCTCAAGGGCAACAGCGCCGGCTGGGCCTCGGTGTCGGTCAGGGACGGCGAGGACGGCGAGTGGACGCCGGTCCTCCCGCGCACCCGGCTCCAGCCCGACACCAACCATCGCTTCGTCCTGCCGGCCCCCGCCGTCGGCACCCACGCGCGCCTGGACATCTACCCCGACGGCGGCATCTCCCGGCTGCGCCTGTTCGGCTCCCTCACCGAGGCGGGCACGGCGGCCCTGACCGCCCGCCACCAGGAACTGAGCGGCTGA
- the allB gene encoding allantoinase AllB translates to MSEASEASEGAEGSEAELVLRSTRVVTPGGTRPAAVAVAGGTITAVLPHDAPVPRGARVEDFGDDVLLPGLVDTHVHVNDPGRTHWEGFWTATRAAAAGGITTLVDMPLNSLPPTTTVDHLRVKQEVAADKAHVDVGFWGGALPGNVKDLRALHERGVFGFKAFLSPSGVDEFPHLDQDALARSLAEIAGFGGLLIVHAEDPHHLAAAPQRSGPRYADFLAGRPSDAEDTAIAQLIAQARRLDARVHILHLSSGDALPLIAAAKADGVRVTVETCPHYLTLAAEEVPDGASEFKCCPPIREAANQDRLWQALADGTIDCVVTDHSPSTADLKTADFATAWGGISSLQLSLAAVWTEARRRGHGLDDVVRWMSARTAALAGLSRKGGIEAGRDADFAVLAPDESFTVDPAGLQHRNPVTAYAGRTLYGVVKSTWLRGERIVAGGEFTGPKGRLLTRTP, encoded by the coding sequence GTGTCCGAGGCATCCGAGGCATCCGAGGGGGCGGAGGGGTCCGAGGCCGAGCTGGTGCTGCGCTCCACGCGCGTCGTCACCCCCGGCGGGACGCGCCCCGCCGCGGTCGCGGTCGCCGGCGGCACGATCACCGCCGTCCTGCCCCACGACGCCCCCGTACCGCGGGGCGCGCGCGTGGAGGACTTCGGCGACGACGTCCTGCTGCCCGGACTGGTCGACACCCACGTGCACGTCAACGACCCCGGCCGCACCCACTGGGAGGGCTTCTGGACCGCCACCCGCGCGGCGGCGGCCGGCGGGATCACCACCCTCGTCGACATGCCCCTCAACTCGCTCCCGCCCACCACGACGGTCGACCACCTGCGCGTCAAGCAGGAGGTCGCCGCCGACAAGGCGCACGTCGACGTCGGCTTCTGGGGCGGCGCGCTGCCCGGCAACGTCAAGGACCTGCGGGCCCTGCACGAGCGCGGCGTCTTCGGGTTCAAGGCGTTCCTCTCCCCGTCCGGCGTGGACGAGTTCCCCCACCTCGACCAGGACGCCCTGGCCCGCTCGCTCGCCGAGATCGCCGGGTTCGGCGGCCTGCTGATCGTGCACGCCGAGGACCCGCACCACCTGGCGGCCGCGCCGCAGCGGTCCGGCCCCCGGTACGCCGACTTCCTCGCCGGCCGCCCGAGCGACGCCGAGGACACCGCGATCGCCCAGCTCATCGCCCAGGCGAGACGGCTCGACGCGCGCGTGCACATCCTCCACCTGTCCTCGGGGGACGCGCTGCCGCTGATCGCCGCCGCCAAGGCCGACGGCGTCCGCGTCACCGTCGAGACCTGCCCGCACTACCTCACCCTCGCCGCCGAGGAAGTGCCCGACGGCGCCAGCGAGTTCAAGTGCTGCCCGCCCATCCGCGAGGCAGCCAACCAGGACCGGCTCTGGCAGGCCCTCGCCGACGGCACGATCGACTGCGTGGTCACCGACCACTCCCCGTCCACGGCCGACCTGAAGACGGCCGACTTCGCGACCGCCTGGGGCGGCATCTCCAGCCTGCAACTCAGCCTCGCGGCCGTGTGGACCGAGGCGCGCCGACGGGGCCACGGCCTGGACGACGTGGTGCGCTGGATGTCCGCCCGCACCGCCGCCCTGGCCGGTCTCTCCCGCAAGGGCGGGATCGAGGCGGGCCGCGACGCCGACTTCGCCGTCCTCGCCCCCGACGAGTCGTTCACCGTCGACCCGGCCGGCCTCCAGCACCGCAACCCGGTCACGGCGTACGCCGGCCGGACCCTGTACGGCGTCGTGAAGTCCACCTGGCTGCGCGGCGAACGCATCGTCGCCGGCGGCGAGTTCACCGGACCGAAGGGCCGGCTCCTCACCCGCACCCCCTGA